The stretch of DNA GAGGATATGCCATAAAAAATGTTCCTTAATCACATGGCGCGAAAATGCCAGAACCGCGATCCGGCCCTGGCATTTGAAAACCGGTTGTTTTGTTAGAAGCTATTCAAAGGCGACTGCATTGATTTCGATGTACTCCAACCATTCGTCCGGCGTGTCTTCTTCAGCGAAGATCGCTTCAACTGGACATTCGGGTTCACAAGCTCCGCAGTCGATGCATTCTTCGGGGTGAATATAGAGCATATTGAGACGTTCATCTTCCGGCAAATCGGTTGCGTCGGGTTCGTAGATGCAGTCCACCGGACAGACTTCCACACAGGCCTTGTCCATAACATCAATGCATGGCTCTGCGATAATATAGGCCATTTTTATTTTTCCTTTCCTTTGCTATTGTTCCGACTCATCCGGCGTTGACTTTGCCAAATATACTTATTTGGTTGGCTTTGTCAAGTATTGTAAGTTAAAATTATGATTGCAGGTACACAAAAGAAGATATTTTACTTTTCAGGCCAGATTCTCGAGGAGTGTTGCAACGGACCAATCGCCCTCTGCGTGAATGTCCAGGGTGAATCGTTGCCTGGTATCTTTTCTGCGTTTGGCAATCACTGCTGAACCGTTGTAAAGCTGGTGTAAAAACGCCTGGAGATCGTCATTTATGGCGTTGTGTGTATTTTCGGTGTTGGGGGCATTGAGGCGGTCGTTGAGGATGAGTCTGAGTTCATTTCCTCGAAAAGCGACCGCTTCTTCTGCTTCAAGACGCTGGCAGATTGCACAGGTTGCACGAACCGCTGAGGACAATTGCTGCGCAAAATTACCTCCGTTGGGTTGCTTGCGGTTGTAGAGCAGGCCGCGTTTTGCGTCCGTGTCGTCAATGCTGATGTCGTATTCGTGACCGATTAGCAGGGTCACGGGACCATTGGGTACGTGACTGTAATCGGCTGCATCGAGCAGCACATCGGATCCATTGTGTGCTGAAATCCAGTTGTTGAAGGTTTTGAACCAGGTCTCAGGCGCGATATTGTGCCCCTGATCGAGATAAAATTTGACGCTGATTTTATGGGTTGGCATAATTACCTTTCAAACCACATTCATTTGACCATAACAGGCATAGGCTTCTTCGATGAAGAGTTGGGCTTCTTCGACGACCTGATGGGCAATGTCGCGGGTGTATTCGGCGACTTCCTCTTCGTGAACGCGGAAGAGATAATTGGCAAATTTTGCGCCGGCAAACTGGTTGTAGAACAACTCGGTATCGCAAAAGCGCGTGCGAAATTCTTCGACGATGACATCGGCATCTTCTGGTACGTCGAGAAACTGCGTTTTGACCAGTGCTTTGGCGGCGTGCAACATCGCGCCGAAAGCCGTTTTGTACGCGGCTTCGTAGTCGCCTTCCTCCAGGTAAATCTGCGATTCAAAGGATTCGGTTTCGCAGCCGGATAGTTCAAATTGCACCAGTGAAACCACTTCGCCAGCGCATTCGCCTTTGCCCATATCGCCGATGGTAAATTCGCGTGTATCGCCCCAGTCCGTATAGTAGGAGGGGTCTATTTCGTGCATGGGAACCTGCGTGAGGCCCTGAAGCAGGTCTTTGACGTCTTTTTTTCCGATACGCTGAATATAGGCCTGGAAGCTTTCGTCTTTTTCGCGGTTTTCAACATAATTGTCGGTGATGCGTTCGATGACGGCCGGAATATTTTTGGAGGGAATAGCGCCCATGGCCAGGCCGTAAGAGGCCGCATTTTCGGTCCATTGTCCGCCGAGTACGACCTGGAAGTGCGGTACGGTATAGCCATTGATTTTTCGGCTGTTGCCGTAAAACCCGAGATCGGCTACGTGGTGTTGCCCGCAGGAATTAAAACACCCGCTGATTTTGATGCGGAAGTTTTTGATGGCGTCGTCGAGTTGGAGATTCTGTTGCGCCAATTGCGTGCGCAACTCCGCAGCGAGACCGCGCGATGAGGAAATGCCCAGTTTGCAGGTGTCGGTGCCCGGGCAGGCGGTGACATCGACGATGGTACCAGCCCCTGGTTCAGCTAATTCCAGTTCACAAAGGTCATTGTAGAGCGAAACGACATCGGATTCGCTGACCCATCGAAGGATGATGTTTTGCTCGACGGTGGCGCGAATGGTGTCTTTGACGTATTTGCGCGCGATATCGGCGAGGTTTCGCATCTGGTCGGATGTGATATCTCCCAGAGGCAGACATATTGTTGCGACCACATAGCCTTCTTGCCGTTGTTTGTAGATGTTGGTTTCCGCCCAGGCATCAAATGCTTCGGGGCGCGCAACCCCATTGAGGGGAGCAGCGATTTTAAGGGGTTCTTCTACGTAGCTGTCCAGGTTGTCGAGATAGGCTGTCCACGCGGGGTCTTCGGGCAGGATTTTGCGTTCTTCTTCGACCAGGCGACTAAATTCTTCAATGCCGAGCTTGGCGACGAGGAATTTGATGCGCGCACGGGCGCGATTTGTTTTTTCACCCAGGCGGGCAAACACGCGGCATATTGCCTGCGCTGTGGGCAAAAGCTCTTCGGGAGGCAGAAATTCCGAGTAGAGTTTGGCCTGGTGGGGCACGGCTCCCAAGCCGCCGCCGACGTAGGTTTCGAACCCGCGTTTGCCGTCTTTGATGCGCGCGATCATGCCCATGTCGTGCATGCTGGTCAAACCGCATGCTTCCTGGGCGCATCCGGAAAAGGCGATTTTGAATTTGCGACCAAAGTCCTGGCAGTCGGGGTGCCCTAGGAGGAAGTTGGCGAGGGCATGAGAATACGGCGTGACATCAAATGTTTCGGTGTGACACACGCCCGAGAGCGGACAGGCCGTGACATTGCGGATGGAGTTTCCGCAGGCTTCGCGGGTGGTAATGCCCACGGCGGCGAGGCGGCGCATGAGATCGGGTGTGTCTTCGATGTGTACGTAGTGAATTTGAATATCCTGGCGCGTGGTGATGTGCAATATACCGTCAGAATATTCTTCGGCTATATCGGCCAATACATCCATTTGATCGGTGGTAAGACCGCCATAAGGGATTTTGATGCGCTGCATACCCGGCGCATCCCAGACCGTGTCCGGCCCTTTGAGAAGATCGCCGCTGGGATATTGGAGTGGTTTGGTTACCTGGCCGTCAAAGCGTTGTCCATTGTCGTATCGCTGGCCGTAAACACCGCGGCGAAGACGGGTTTCGGCAAAGACGCGGTCGTCAATTTGTCCCTGTTTTTTTTGTTCGATCTGCGCTTCAAATGTATCGATTTCAGCACTTAGATCTTCCGGGATCAAATCGCGCAATTCTTCTTTCCAATTTGTGGCCATGATATATCACCTGTAGTTAGGAGATTTTTGGTTGAGCACGATCAAAAATGAATTTGAAACTTAGTGTATTATGGGGATTTGTCAAGGGTAAAAGGTAAGACGTGAGAGGTATTATCCCCCGATTTGATACATTTCGATTTTGCGAGTTGCAGGGGTGTGTTCAGAGCGGATTTCGGAGTAGCGGTCCGCGCGGTGGCGCCATATCTGGATGATCTGGTCGCGGAGGTCGGCGTTGGATGCGCCTTGTCGCAGGGCATCGCGCAGGTCTGTTCCCTCTGAGGCGAAGAGACAGGTGTAGAGTTTGCCGTCAGTGGATAAGCGGGCGCGCGTACAGTCGCCACAAAAGGGCTGCGTGACAGAGGCGATGACGCCGATTTCACCGCCGCCATCGATATAGCGATAGCGTTTTGCGACTTCGCCTATGTAGTTGGAGTCAAGGGGCTCGAGGGGTAAGACGGTGTGAATGCGATCGATAATTTCTGCTGCAGGTACGACCTGATCCATGTTCCAGTTGTTGCGATTGCCCACGTCCATAAACTCAATGAATCGCAGGATGTGGCCCGTGTTGTGGAAGTGTTGGGCAAGGTCGATAACGAGGTGATCGTTGATGCCTTTTTGAACGACTGCGTTGATTTTTATGGCCTGAAAGCCCGCCTTTTCAGCAGCGCGGATGCCTTCGAGTACTCGCTCGGTGCCATGGGTGCGACCACTCATGAGATTAAAGGTCTGGTCGTCAATCGCATCGAGGCTCACGGTGAGGCGGTGCAGGCCGGCGTTTTTGAGGCTCTGTGCTTTGGTGCCGAGGAGGTAGCCATTGGTTGTGAGGGTGAGATCTTGAACGCCATTGATCTGCGACAGCTTGGCGATGAGGGTTTCGAGGTCTCGGCGCAGGAGGGGCTCACCACCGGTGACCCGGATCTTGGTGACGCCGAGATCGACAAAAATTCTGGCGAGGCGGGTGATTTCTTCAAAGGTGAGGATTTCTGCTTTGGGAAGAAATTCGTATTTTTCGCCAAAAATCTCGGCGGGCATGCAATAGGGGCAGCGGAAATTGCATTTGTCGGTGACCGAAATACGCAGGTCGCGGATGGGGCGTTGCAATGTGTCGAGGAGGTCGGGCATTTTGAGATTATTAGAATTTTAAGATTGTCCACACGGGCACGTGATCCGAAGCCAGGTCACCGCGTATGGTATAGACGATTTCGCCGTCAGAGAAACGGATGCGTGAGCGGGTTCCCTTCACGGCTTCGGCGTGGGTGAAAATGCCCGATGATTGGACGTGATTCTTCAGGTTTTGGGACACGAGGATTTGGTCAAAAAGGATTGCTTTGACTTTGACGTCCCGGGCAAAATTGTGTGGTTTGTCCCGCCATTTGTTGTTTTCTGCGCGCGCACCCGGGACTATGGGTTCAAAGATATCGCTTTCGTTTTTTTCGTATATATCATGGTATCCATAAGAACAATAGTCCCGATCTAACAAGGGTTCGGATGTGTTGTAGAGAAAAGCATCGGGTACCTGGTCAATTCCGGCAAGTGCGTCGGGATTGCCGGATTCGAGAATGTTGAGCGAACGGTCGTCAGGATTGTCGTTGAAGTCGCCGAGCAATACAATGTGGTCGTATTTCACGCGGCTGGTGAGATAATGCATGGTCATGGTCGCGCTGGCTTCTCGGCGCGCGTTGGTTTTGGCGCGACCACCCGATCGCGATTTGGCGTGGTGAACCAGAACAATCAAGCGGCGGCCATATCCTTCGACATAAGCTTGGAGGAGATCGCGTTTTCGGGGAAATGCCTGGTCGTGTACTTTTTCTGGAAAGACCATTTTGAGGTCGGTAATTTCAAATGGCTCGCGTACTGCTATGGCGAGTTCCTGGAGTTCTTCGGGATCATCGAGCATGCCGATGGTATAGTTGTCGGGCAAAATGCGCTTGAGCGCGGATTTTGATTGGATTTCCTGAAAGCCGATGATGTCCGCATTGAGTTCGTGCACAACTGTTTGCAGGCGTTCCTGACGCGCATTGGAAATGCCATCGTCGAGCCAATAGATATTGTAAGTCGCGATCTTGATTTCGGCGGGCTGTGGGCCACACGCAAAAAATAAGAGCAGAATCAGGGAGGCGAGATATGTCCTCTTTACTCGTTTTTGCATGCAAATCTCCAGATAGAGTAAGGGTAAGGCTATCTGCCCAATAATATACACGATTGCGAAAAAAATAAAAGGGCGACGGTATAAACCGCCGCCCTTTGTGTTGTCCGAGGTTGGGAAATCAATCATCATCTGCGGGTTGTGCCACGGCTTCGGTGAACGAGTCAACACTATCGACCTGGTTTTCGCTGTCGCTGGATATTTTGACGGAAACGAGCCTGGAGACGCCGGGTTCTTCCATGGTCACGCCGTGCAGGGTTTCGCCAGATTCCATCGTCCCTTTGTTGTGGGTGACAACGATGAACTGCGATTGTTTGGCGAATTTTTGGATGACTTTTACAAAGCGCGCGATATTGGCATCATCAAGAGGCGCATCGACTTCGTCGAGGACGCAAAAGGGACTGGGTTTGACCAGGTAAATTGCAAAGAGAAGGGCAATAGCCGTCAGGGCGCGTTCGCCGCCCGAAAGCAGGTTAATGCTCTGCAGGCGTTTGCCCCATGGGCGCGCTGTGATGATGATGGGTGCCTCGAGGGGATCTTCGTCGGGGGGCATGGTCAGGTCGGCTTCGCCGCCTTCAAAAAATTCCTGGAATGTGGTCTGGAAATTTTCTCGAATGCGGCCAAAGGTATCGAGAAAGCGCTGGCGCGCCGTGCGGTCGATGCGCGTGATGGTGCGCTTGACGATTTCCTCGGCCTCCAGAAGGTCGTCGCGCTGGTGCGTGAGAAATTCAAGACGTTCTTTTTGAACTTCGTACTCTTCGAGCGCCGCCAGGTTGACAGATCCCATGCGCCGCATACGCTCTTGCAGTTCGTGGGTCTTTTTTTCTGCCATATCCGCGTTAAATTCGGGATCCTTAAAACGCCCCTGTTCGACAATATCGACTTCGTAATCGCGCTTGAGGCGTTGGATAATTCCCTCGCCGCGCTCTTTGATATGCGCCATGGCGACTTGAATTTCGCTTAAACGCTCGCGGTGTTGTGTTGTGCGGCGATTTTTTTCCCGCAGCTTTTCTTCAATGGCGCGCGCTGCCATCACGATTTCGTGTTGTCTGTGCGCTTGTGCATCGCGTTTGTGCTCAATGCGGGATTGTTGCTTGTGCAGGACCTCCAGTTCGCCCGACGCTGTTCCGATACCTTCTTCGCGTCCTTGTTTGCGTTTTTGGCTTTCATCGGCCTCGCCGGACAATCGCTCGATTTCGCGGGCAATGGCTTCGCGCTCTCGACCCTGGCGCACAGCTTCGTGTGCGAGGCTTTCGATGCGTTCTTTCAAAGAGGCAATTTCCACGCGCACAGCAGCGACGCCATCTTGAAGTACGCGCCGCTGGTGTTCTTTTTCGCGCAAGTCTTCATCTGCACGGCGAACCACGTCTTCGAGGGTCTCGCGTTTGGCATCGAGCTTTGTTTGCGCCTCTTCTGCCTGGGAAATCAAATGCATCAATTCGCTTTCTCGCTGTGCGAGTTGTGCGGTTTCCCGGTCGAGTTCTATCACTGACTGAGCCTGGCGTTTGGCTTCTGTTTCGGCGTTTTGTCGGTCTCTTTGAAGGCCCGCACGGCGGTTGTGCAAATCGGCCAATGCGTTATCGCAGGCTTCGATTTGCGCGAGGTGTTTGTCGAGTGTTTCGAGCGAGCCAGCCAGTTGTGTTTCGCACTTTGAGAGTGCAGTTTGGGCGGATTCTATGGCCGACTGGAGGTCGTCAATTTGTTGCTGGCGACCAATGAGGCCCGATTCTGAGGTTGCATCTGCACCGCCATATACCGTGCCATCTGCGGAAAAAACTTCGCCGCTGAGTGTCACAATTTCAATGCCTTTAGCATGCATGGCACCGCTGTGAACAATCGCGGTTTGTGCATCGCTTACAATCAGGGTGTGGCGCAGCAGCGCAGATACGGCACCGTGTATATCACGCTGTGGATTTAACAGATCGCTTGCCAGCCCGACAATTCCCTCTCCTTTGGGTAATTCGCGAGGTGTGCCATTGGTGGAGATGATGCGTTCGAGGGGCAAGAATGCAGCGGCTCCGTGCTCTCCTTGTCTGAGAAAGTCAATGGCCCAACGCGCGTCGTCGGTATTGCTGACGATCAAACATTCCAGTGCACGCCCCAGCGCGGCTTCAATGGCGGTGACGTATTCGGGTTTGACATCGACCATGTCGGCGACAACGCCCTGAATGCGATTGGAAAAAGGCGAATCCACGGCCAGAGCACGCACGCCTTTGGAATAGCCTTCAAAGCCTTCTCTCAGTTTTTGGAGGAGGGCGACCCGCGCCTGATCGGCTTCGATATTTGCGCGCAAGCGGTTGCGCGATTCGATTTGTTCATCTCGCTGGGCAATACAGCGATCACGACCCGCGATCTGTTGTTGTCGTTCTTCTGTGCGTTGGGCAATTTGACTTTCAACTGAGGCGATTTGTTCTGCGGACTGATTGGCAGTTTCGTCAGCCTCTTGGCGGCGTGCAGCCACGCGCTCAATATCCTGAGTCAATCGCGCCTTGCGCTGTACAATGCCTTCGCGCTCGGCCTGCATGCGCTCGAGGCTCTTGCCCTGATCGCTATTTTGGCGCAATAGATCCATCAACTGAGATTTTTGGGCATCGACTTGTATGCGCTGTGTGTCCAGATCCCGGATTTCTGCTTCGAGTTTGGCGGTTTCCTCTTCGAGTTTGACTTCTGCGGATTTGAGTCTTTTACCGGCTTCACGCCCGTCTTGCTCGGCGGCTTTTTGGCCTTTTTGAGCGTTGTCAAGACGCACCTTGAGCGATTTTTGCTGATACTCGGCGCGTTCTAAAAATGCGTGAATGTTGCGTAACTCTTCGCGTGCAACGAGTATCTCGCTGTCTTTGCCGTGTACGCGCTCGACGTGTTGCGATAGCTCGATATTGGCCTCGGCCAGTGCGCGATCCTGGTCGGTTAGTTCGACGCGCATTTCTTCGAGTTGGGCCTCGAGAGTGGTCATGTCGGTTTCTGAAATTTCGATATCTTCTTTGAGAAAGACCATTTCCTCGCGCAGCGGCCCAGATTGGTCGGCCAGATCGAAGTATTGGAATCTCGCCAGTTTGATTTCGAGGTCGCGCAATTCATCTGACAGTGTTTTATAGAGCCTTGCCTTGCGCTCTTGCCGCTGTAGCGATGCGACCTGACGCTGGATCTCTCCGAGCCAATCTTCCATTCTCTGCAGGTCTTGTTGAACGGCGATGAGCCTATTCCACGCGGATCGTCGGCGAATTTTGTACCGCGTCACACCGGCGGCTTCTTCAAAGCACCGGCGGCGTTCTTCGGCATTGTCGCTGATGATTTCATCCACCATACCCTGTTCGATAACATAAGAAGACTGCGTGCCCAGCCCGGTGTCCATCAGCAAGTTTTGAATGTCTTTCAGGCGGCACGGAATTTTATTGAGCAGGTAGTCGCTTTCGCCGGATCGGAACAGACGGCGGGTAATGGTGACTTCGGAAAATTCGGTGGGTAAAACTTTTTGTGAATTATCGAGTGTGAGCGATACTTCGGCCATACCGAGGGGTTTGCGCGAGCGCGTACCGGAAAAAATTACGTCTCCCATACTGCCGCTACGCAAAGATCGGGGGCGCTGTTCGCCCAGTGCCCAGCGCAGCGCATCAACCACGTTGGACTTGCCACAACCATTTGGTCCCACGACACATGTAATGCCTTTTTGAAAGGGCATGTCGAGCTTTTGTGCAAAGGACTTAAAACCCAGTGTTTGCAAACGAGTCAGGTGCAATGAAAACCTCCTACTCGAATTTTTCTAAGAGCATAAGACGCGAAAAAACAAGGAGATGTAGTAATAAAAGTCAGGACATCTGCGTGTCAAAACTCAATGGGGAAAATAGAGGACGCTCTTTGGACTGCATTTACAAACAACAGCCCGGGGGGAGATTCGGGGAACTACATTTTGTGGAGGGGAAGGTTGTTACACGCCGCTATAATACTATATCTTGTGGCAGTCGTCAAGGGTAAAAAACGGGGCAGTCCCCCCTGTGTTCGTCCATTGAAGTGGTGGGGTTCTTTGGCGATTGACATTATCTCAGGGGCGTTCTAATTTAGGCAGGGCGTTTCGCAACTATGCAGCACTTTCTCAGAATGGGAGTTTTTATGCTGAATTTACACGGTGAAAAAATTATTCGGATTGAAAAAGTGGTTATGAAATTTAAGCGGCCCCGCCTGATCGGGCGCAATGCGCGGATTGGCGTTCACGGGGATATGGTGACGGATCCCGTGGTTCGCATCCACACAAGTAGCGGTGCTATTGGCGTTGGGTGGTCTCGATTGGGTCGGGAAGAAGCCGAGTCATTGGTGGGTAAAACTGTTGGGGATGTGTTTCAATTGCCGGGGGGATCAAACGAAGCTGGAGCGGCGATTGATTTGCCTCTGTGGGATCTGGTAGCCAAATTGTCGGATCAACCATTGTACAAACTGCTGGGGGCTCGAGGATCTCGGGCGGTCGAGTTGTACGATGGCTCGGTTTATATCGACGATCTGGATGCCTCGGACGAGGAGGCTGTGGAGATATTCCGGGACGAAGTCAAGAC from Gemmatimonadota bacterium encodes:
- the moaA gene encoding GTP 3',8-cyclase MoaA, encoding MPDLLDTLQRPIRDLRISVTDKCNFRCPYCMPAEIFGEKYEFLPKAEILTFEEITRLARIFVDLGVTKIRVTGGEPLLRRDLETLIAKLSQINGVQDLTLTTNGYLLGTKAQSLKNAGLHRLTVSLDAIDDQTFNLMSGRTHGTERVLEGIRAAEKAGFQAIKINAVVQKGINDHLVIDLAQHFHNTGHILRFIEFMDVGNRNNWNMDQVVPAAEIIDRIHTVLPLEPLDSNYIGEVAKRYRYIDGGGEIGVIASVTQPFCGDCTRARLSTDGKLYTCLFASEGTDLRDALRQGASNADLRDQIIQIWRHRADRYSEIRSEHTPATRKIEMYQIGG
- a CDS encoding ferredoxin family protein, encoding MAYIIAEPCIDVMDKACVEVCPVDCIYEPDATDLPEDERLNMLYIHPEECIDCGACEPECPVEAIFAEEDTPDEWLEYIEINAVAFE
- a CDS encoding nitrite/sulfite reductase, giving the protein MATNWKEELRDLIPEDLSAEIDTFEAQIEQKKQGQIDDRVFAETRLRRGVYGQRYDNGQRFDGQVTKPLQYPSGDLLKGPDTVWDAPGMQRIKIPYGGLTTDQMDVLADIAEEYSDGILHITTRQDIQIHYVHIEDTPDLMRRLAAVGITTREACGNSIRNVTACPLSGVCHTETFDVTPYSHALANFLLGHPDCQDFGRKFKIAFSGCAQEACGLTSMHDMGMIARIKDGKRGFETYVGGGLGAVPHQAKLYSEFLPPEELLPTAQAICRVFARLGEKTNRARARIKFLVAKLGIEEFSRLVEEERKILPEDPAWTAYLDNLDSYVEEPLKIAAPLNGVARPEAFDAWAETNIYKQRQEGYVVATICLPLGDITSDQMRNLADIARKYVKDTIRATVEQNIILRWVSESDVVSLYNDLCELELAEPGAGTIVDVTACPGTDTCKLGISSSRGLAAELRTQLAQQNLQLDDAIKNFRIKISGCFNSCGQHHVADLGFYGNSRKINGYTVPHFQVVLGGQWTENAASYGLAMGAIPSKNIPAVIERITDNYVENREKDESFQAYIQRIGKKDVKDLLQGLTQVPMHEIDPSYYTDWGDTREFTIGDMGKGECAGEVVSLVQFELSGCETESFESQIYLEEGDYEAAYKTAFGAMLHAAKALVKTQFLDVPEDADVIVEEFRTRFCDTELFYNQFAGAKFANYLFRVHEEEVAEYTRDIAHQVVEEAQLFIEEAYACYGQMNVV
- the smc gene encoding chromosome segregation protein SMC produces the protein MHLTRLQTLGFKSFAQKLDMPFQKGITCVVGPNGCGKSNVVDALRWALGEQRPRSLRSGSMGDVIFSGTRSRKPLGMAEVSLTLDNSQKVLPTEFSEVTITRRLFRSGESDYLLNKIPCRLKDIQNLLMDTGLGTQSSYVIEQGMVDEIISDNAEERRRCFEEAAGVTRYKIRRRSAWNRLIAVQQDLQRMEDWLGEIQRQVASLQRQERKARLYKTLSDELRDLEIKLARFQYFDLADQSGPLREEMVFLKEDIEISETDMTTLEAQLEEMRVELTDQDRALAEANIELSQHVERVHGKDSEILVAREELRNIHAFLERAEYQQKSLKVRLDNAQKGQKAAEQDGREAGKRLKSAEVKLEEETAKLEAEIRDLDTQRIQVDAQKSQLMDLLRQNSDQGKSLERMQAEREGIVQRKARLTQDIERVAARRQEADETANQSAEQIASVESQIAQRTEERQQQIAGRDRCIAQRDEQIESRNRLRANIEADQARVALLQKLREGFEGYSKGVRALAVDSPFSNRIQGVVADMVDVKPEYVTAIEAALGRALECLIVSNTDDARWAIDFLRQGEHGAAAFLPLERIISTNGTPRELPKGEGIVGLASDLLNPQRDIHGAVSALLRHTLIVSDAQTAIVHSGAMHAKGIEIVTLSGEVFSADGTVYGGADATSESGLIGRQQQIDDLQSAIESAQTALSKCETQLAGSLETLDKHLAQIEACDNALADLHNRRAGLQRDRQNAETEAKRQAQSVIELDRETAQLAQRESELMHLISQAEEAQTKLDAKRETLEDVVRRADEDLREKEHQRRVLQDGVAAVRVEIASLKERIESLAHEAVRQGREREAIAREIERLSGEADESQKRKQGREEGIGTASGELEVLHKQQSRIEHKRDAQAHRQHEIVMAARAIEEKLREKNRRTTQHRERLSEIQVAMAHIKERGEGIIQRLKRDYEVDIVEQGRFKDPEFNADMAEKKTHELQERMRRMGSVNLAALEEYEVQKERLEFLTHQRDDLLEAEEIVKRTITRIDRTARQRFLDTFGRIRENFQTTFQEFFEGGEADLTMPPDEDPLEAPIIITARPWGKRLQSINLLSGGERALTAIALLFAIYLVKPSPFCVLDEVDAPLDDANIARFVKVIQKFAKQSQFIVVTHNKGTMESGETLHGVTMEEPGVSRLVSVKISSDSENQVDSVDSFTEAVAQPADDD